A genomic segment from Streptomyces antibioticus encodes:
- a CDS encoding BMP family lipoprotein: MRRVSRIAVAGVATAALAVTVSACGSSSTSSSSSESSAKNLGLALAYDVGGKGDQSFNDAATAGLEKADAEFGYKSTAVEPQDGESDADKVQRLENLAKQGYNPVIGVGFAYAPAVKEAAAKYPKTTFGIVDDEQVKADNVAALVFHEEEASYLAGVAAAKATKSDVVGFIGGVDVPLIHKFEAGFKQGVEDTKKGVTVKSQYLTETAAEGGFSSPDKGESAAEGQIDAGADVIYAAAGLSGQGVIKAANANDIWAIGVDSDQYKQDALKAYKDSILTSAMKNVEGAVFNLAKSVEDGNPQTGVVRGSLENGGVSVSNSNPAFAGNADIQAAIKKAEEGIKDGSITVKTS, encoded by the coding sequence ATGCGCCGGGTGTCTCGTATCGCGGTTGCGGGTGTCGCCACCGCAGCTCTCGCCGTGACGGTTTCCGCATGTGGAAGCTCGTCCACGTCGTCCTCGTCCTCCGAAAGCAGTGCAAAGAACCTGGGCCTCGCGCTCGCGTACGACGTCGGTGGCAAGGGCGACCAGTCCTTCAACGACGCCGCCACGGCCGGCCTGGAGAAGGCCGACGCCGAGTTCGGCTACAAGTCCACCGCCGTCGAGCCGCAGGACGGCGAGTCGGACGCGGACAAGGTCCAGCGCCTGGAGAACCTCGCCAAGCAGGGCTACAACCCGGTCATCGGCGTCGGCTTCGCCTACGCGCCGGCCGTCAAGGAGGCCGCCGCCAAGTACCCGAAGACCACCTTCGGCATCGTCGACGACGAGCAGGTCAAGGCCGACAACGTCGCCGCCCTCGTCTTCCACGAGGAGGAGGCGTCCTACCTCGCGGGTGTCGCCGCCGCCAAGGCCACCAAGTCCGACGTCGTGGGCTTCATCGGCGGTGTGGACGTGCCGCTGATCCACAAGTTCGAGGCCGGCTTCAAGCAGGGCGTCGAGGACACCAAGAAGGGTGTCACGGTCAAGTCGCAGTACCTGACCGAGACCGCCGCCGAGGGTGGCTTCTCCAGCCCGGACAAGGGTGAGAGCGCCGCCGAGGGCCAGATCGACGCCGGTGCGGACGTCATCTACGCCGCCGCGGGCCTGTCCGGCCAGGGTGTCATCAAGGCCGCCAACGCCAACGACATCTGGGCGATCGGCGTCGACTCCGACCAGTACAAGCAGGACGCGCTGAAGGCGTACAAGGACTCGATCCTGACGTCCGCCATGAAGAACGTCGAGGGCGCGGTCTTCAACCTGGCCAAGTCCGTCGAGGACGGCAACCCGCAGACCGGTGTCGTCCGCGGCAGCCTGGAGAACGGCGGCGTGAGCGTGTCGAACTCCAACCCCGCCTTCGCCGGCAACGCCGACATCCAGGCCGCGATCAAGAAGGCCGAAGAGGGCATCAAGGACGGCAGCATCACCGTCAAGACCTCCTGA
- a CDS encoding ABC transporter ATP-binding protein gives MDASSSPPLTAPSTIAVELAGITKRFPGVVANHDIHLAVRKGTVHALVGENGAGKSTLMKILYGMQKPDEGTIAVDGEQVTFSSPADAIARGIGMVHQHFMLADNLTVLENVVLGSEKLYGIGGTARKKIREISDRYGLGVRPDALVEDLGVADRQRVEILKVLFRGARTLILDEPTAVLVPQEVDALFANLRELKSEGLSVIFISHKLGEVLSVADDITVIRRGTTVGTAVPSKTTPRQLAEMMVGSELPTPETAESTVTDQAVLTVAGLTVFASGGASLGTEAEPTGGITLAPEGGEVKRVLDDVSFTIHAGEVMGIAGVEGNGQTELIDALIGTKNADSGTIAFLGEDITPWSTRKRRESGVGYIPEDRHRQGLLLEAPLWENRILGHVTEAPNAKGFWLNPKGAQDDTRRIVEEFDVRTPGIDVTAASLSGGNQQKLIVGREMSHNPKFLIAAHPTRGVDVGAQAQIWDRIREARREGLAVLLISADLDELIGLSDTLRVIYNGRLVADADPATITPEELGSAMTGAAAGHLEHQDTADTTEEAAGPEDEAR, from the coding sequence ATCGACGCGTCCAGCAGCCCTCCGCTCACCGCACCGTCGACGATCGCGGTAGAGCTGGCGGGGATCACCAAGCGCTTCCCCGGTGTCGTCGCCAACCACGACATCCACCTCGCTGTCCGAAAAGGGACGGTGCACGCCCTGGTCGGTGAGAACGGGGCCGGCAAGTCGACCCTGATGAAGATCCTCTACGGCATGCAGAAGCCGGACGAGGGCACCATCGCGGTCGACGGCGAGCAGGTCACCTTCTCCAGCCCCGCCGACGCCATCGCCCGCGGCATCGGCATGGTCCACCAGCACTTCATGCTGGCCGACAACCTGACCGTCCTGGAGAACGTCGTGCTGGGCAGCGAGAAGCTGTACGGCATCGGCGGCACCGCCCGCAAGAAGATCAGGGAGATCTCGGACCGCTACGGGCTCGGCGTCCGCCCCGACGCCCTGGTCGAGGACCTCGGGGTCGCCGACCGCCAGCGCGTGGAGATCCTCAAGGTCCTCTTCCGCGGCGCCCGCACCCTGATCCTGGACGAGCCGACCGCGGTGCTCGTGCCGCAGGAGGTCGACGCGCTCTTCGCCAACCTGCGCGAGCTGAAGTCCGAGGGCCTGTCCGTCATCTTCATCTCCCACAAGCTGGGCGAGGTCCTCTCCGTCGCCGACGACATCACCGTCATCCGGCGCGGCACGACCGTCGGCACGGCCGTCCCGTCCAAGACCACGCCGCGCCAGCTCGCCGAGATGATGGTCGGCAGCGAGCTGCCCACCCCGGAGACCGCCGAGTCCACGGTCACCGACCAGGCCGTCCTCACGGTCGCCGGTCTCACCGTCTTCGCCAGCGGCGGCGCCTCCCTGGGCACCGAGGCCGAGCCCACCGGCGGCATCACGCTCGCCCCCGAGGGCGGCGAGGTCAAGCGGGTCCTGGACGACGTCAGCTTCACCATCCACGCCGGTGAGGTCATGGGCATCGCCGGTGTCGAGGGCAACGGCCAGACCGAGCTGATCGACGCGCTGATCGGCACCAAGAACGCCGACTCCGGCACCATCGCCTTCCTCGGCGAGGACATCACCCCCTGGTCCACCCGCAAGCGCCGTGAGTCCGGCGTCGGCTACATCCCCGAGGACCGCCACCGCCAGGGCCTGCTCCTGGAGGCCCCGCTCTGGGAGAACCGCATCCTCGGCCATGTCACCGAGGCCCCCAACGCCAAGGGCTTCTGGCTGAACCCCAAGGGCGCCCAGGACGACACCCGCCGGATCGTCGAGGAGTTCGACGTCCGCACCCCCGGCATCGACGTCACGGCCGCCTCCCTGTCCGGCGGCAACCAGCAGAAGCTGATCGTCGGCCGCGAGATGAGCCACAACCCGAAGTTCCTGATCGCCGCCCACCCCACCCGCGGTGTGGACGTCGGCGCGCAGGCCCAGATCTGGGACCGCATCCGCGAAGCCCGCCGCGAGGGCCTCGCCGTCCTGCTGATCTCCGCCGACCTGGACGAGCTGATCGGCCTGTCGGACACCCTCCGGGTGATCTACAACGGCAGGCTGGTCGCGGACGCCGACCCCGCCACCATCACCCCGGAGGAGCTGGGTTCGGCCATGACCGGCGCCGCGGCCGGTCACCTGGAGCACCAGGACACCGCGGACACCACCGAGGAAGCTGCCGGTCCGGAGGACGAGGCCCGATGA
- a CDS encoding ABC transporter permease — translation MKKFDKERVLLAVAGPVMALVAAILLTSVVLIASGKSPIEPYSLMLEQIGYSDVQVLIVNQASLYYIAALAVALGFRMNLFNIGVDGQYRLAAMMTAVVGAHVDLPAFLQVPMLLLVAVLTGGIWAGVAGVLKVTRGVSEVVATIMLNAIATSLIAYLTLPEVFGELVGDNKTTGIMNESGWVPGIDLGPDVGEIYGLVFLAVALGIVYWLVLNRTRFGFDLRATGESESAAAASGVDAKRMVLTVMIVSGGVSGLAGLPLLLGDAHTYSLSFPTGVGFTAIGIALLGRNNPGGIALAALLWAFLDKASPALDYATPEPYEKEIAMIMQGLIVFAVVISYEVVRTWGLRRQQKRVGEELAAAANTKKEVAV, via the coding sequence ATGAAGAAGTTCGACAAGGAGCGCGTGCTCCTCGCCGTGGCCGGCCCGGTCATGGCGCTCGTCGCGGCGATCCTGCTGACCTCGGTCGTGCTGATCGCCTCCGGCAAGAGCCCGATCGAGCCGTACTCGCTCATGCTGGAGCAGATCGGCTACTCCGACGTCCAGGTCCTGATCGTCAACCAGGCGTCGCTCTACTACATCGCCGCCCTCGCGGTCGCCCTCGGCTTCCGCATGAACCTCTTCAACATCGGCGTCGACGGCCAGTACCGGCTGGCCGCGATGATGACCGCCGTGGTCGGCGCCCATGTCGACCTGCCGGCCTTCCTCCAGGTCCCGATGCTGCTGCTGGTCGCCGTCCTCACCGGCGGCATCTGGGCCGGTGTCGCGGGCGTCCTCAAGGTCACCCGGGGTGTCAGCGAGGTCGTCGCCACGATCATGCTGAACGCCATCGCCACCAGCCTCATCGCCTACCTCACCCTCCCCGAGGTCTTCGGCGAGCTGGTCGGCGACAACAAGACGACCGGCATCATGAACGAGTCCGGCTGGGTCCCCGGCATCGACCTCGGCCCCGACGTCGGCGAGATCTACGGCCTGGTCTTCCTCGCCGTCGCCCTCGGCATCGTCTACTGGCTCGTCCTCAACCGCACCCGCTTCGGCTTCGACCTGCGCGCCACCGGCGAGTCCGAGTCGGCCGCCGCCGCCTCCGGCGTCGACGCCAAGCGCATGGTCCTCACCGTGATGATCGTCTCCGGCGGCGTCTCCGGCCTCGCCGGACTCCCGCTGCTCCTCGGCGACGCCCACACCTACAGCCTGAGCTTCCCCACGGGCGTCGGCTTCACCGCCATCGGCATCGCCCTGCTCGGCCGCAACAACCCCGGCGGCATCGCGCTCGCCGCCCTCCTGTGGGCCTTCCTCGACAAGGCGTCCCCCGCCCTCGACTACGCGACTCCCGAGCCGTACGAGAAGGAGATCGCGATGATCATGCAGGGGCTGATCGTCTTCGCGGTCGTCATCTCCTACGAGGTCGTCCGCACCTGGGGTCTGCGCCGCCAGCAGAAGCGCGTCGGTGAGGAACTCGCCGCCGCCGCGAACACCAAGAAGGAGGTGGCGGTCTGA
- a CDS encoding ABC transporter permease — MSTATIAKPKGKQPRKGGRRMSLPVLLLVISGVLILTSVVRLITGADGITSTGQMSTALRAAVPIGLAGLGGLWAERAGVVNIGLEGMMILGTWFGAWAGYQWGPWTGVAFGIVGGALGGLLHAVATVTFKVNHIVSGVALNILALGVTRYLSKFTFEDAPQGSSKQSPPIESLGTFDVPGLSDWLQTLNGKHWFLISDLAGLVGGLITNLSPLTVVAVALVPATWYVLWRTSFGLRLRSCGENPVAAESLGVNVYKYKYIAVIISGGFAGLGGAFLSIVASNVYLDGQTAGRGYIGLAAMIFGNWMPGGLALGAGLFGYTDSLNLRGGATNVHALILLLAILLVAGVVYLAWKKQYISAAITAAISALMFIWYVSTDEVPNQVVTATPYVVTLLVLSLSAQRLRMPKADGLPYRKGQGK, encoded by the coding sequence ATGAGCACCGCGACCATCGCGAAGCCGAAGGGCAAGCAGCCCCGCAAGGGCGGCCGCCGGATGTCGCTGCCCGTCCTCCTGCTGGTCATCTCGGGCGTGCTGATCCTGACCTCGGTCGTCCGGCTGATCACCGGCGCGGACGGCATCACGTCCACCGGCCAGATGTCCACCGCGCTGCGCGCCGCCGTGCCGATCGGCCTCGCCGGTCTCGGCGGTCTGTGGGCCGAGCGGGCGGGCGTCGTCAACATCGGCCTCGAGGGCATGATGATCCTCGGCACCTGGTTCGGTGCCTGGGCCGGCTACCAGTGGGGCCCCTGGACCGGTGTCGCCTTCGGCATCGTCGGCGGCGCCCTCGGCGGTCTGCTGCACGCCGTCGCCACCGTCACCTTCAAGGTCAACCACATCGTCTCCGGTGTGGCGCTGAACATCCTGGCGCTGGGCGTCACCCGCTACCTGTCGAAGTTCACCTTCGAGGACGCCCCCCAGGGCTCCTCCAAGCAGTCCCCGCCGATCGAGTCGCTGGGCACCTTCGACGTCCCGGGCCTGTCCGACTGGCTCCAGACCCTCAACGGCAAGCACTGGTTCCTGATCTCCGACCTCGCCGGCCTGGTCGGCGGTCTGATCACCAACCTGTCGCCGCTCACCGTCGTCGCCGTCGCCCTGGTCCCGGCCACCTGGTACGTGCTGTGGCGCACCTCCTTCGGACTGCGGCTGCGCTCCTGCGGCGAGAACCCGGTCGCGGCCGAGTCCCTCGGCGTGAACGTCTACAAGTACAAGTACATCGCCGTGATCATCTCCGGCGGCTTCGCCGGTCTCGGCGGCGCGTTCCTGTCCATCGTGGCCTCGAACGTCTACCTGGACGGCCAGACCGCTGGCCGCGGCTACATCGGTCTCGCCGCGATGATCTTCGGCAACTGGATGCCGGGCGGCCTCGCCCTCGGCGCGGGTCTGTTCGGCTACACCGACAGCCTCAACCTGCGCGGCGGTGCCACCAATGTGCACGCGCTGATCCTGCTGCTCGCGATCCTGCTGGTGGCCGGCGTGGTCTACCTGGCGTGGAAGAAGCAGTACATCTCCGCCGCGATCACCGCGGCCATCTCCGCCCTGATGTTCATCTGGTACGTCAGCACGGACGAGGTCCCCAACCAGGTCGTCACCGCCACCCCGTACGTGGTGACCCTGCTGGTCCTGTCCCTCTCCGCCCAACGGCTGCGCATGCCCAAGGCGGACGGTCTGCCCTATCGGAAGGGGCAGGGCAAGTGA
- a CDS encoding cytidine deaminase codes for MTPAATPVDWEKLRAVAQDAMSRAYAPYSGFPVGVAALVDDGRIVSGCNVENASYGLGLCAECGLVSELQNTGGGRLTHFTCVDGRGEILVPCGRCRQLLYEFGGPELLLETPAGILPLAEMLPQAFGPGHLG; via the coding sequence GTGACCCCCGCCGCCACGCCGGTCGACTGGGAGAAGCTGCGCGCGGTGGCCCAGGACGCCATGTCCCGGGCGTACGCCCCGTACTCCGGTTTCCCGGTCGGCGTGGCGGCGCTCGTCGACGACGGCCGGATCGTCTCCGGCTGCAATGTCGAGAACGCCTCCTACGGGCTGGGGCTGTGCGCCGAGTGCGGTCTCGTCTCGGAGCTGCAGAACACCGGCGGCGGCCGGCTCACGCACTTCACGTGCGTGGACGGCCGGGGCGAGATCCTCGTCCCGTGCGGCCGCTGCCGACAGCTCCTGTACGAGTTCGGTGGCCCCGAGCTGCTTCTGGAGACCCCGGCGGGGATCCTGCCGCTCGCGGAGATGCTGCCCCAGGCGTTCGGTCCAGGCCACCTCGGATGA
- a CDS encoding thymidine phosphorylase encodes MAMDAVSVIRTKRDRGELSDEQIDWVIDAYTRGEVADYQMAALNMAILLNGMNRGEIARWTAAMIASGERMDFSSLSRPTADKHSTGGVGDKITLPLAPLVAACGAAVPQLSGRGLGHTGGTLDKLESIPGWRALLSNEEMLHVLDTTGAVICAAGDGLAPADKKLYALRDVTGTVEAIPLIASSIMSKKIAEGTGSLVLDVKVGTGAFMKTIEDARELASTMVGLGTDHGVKTVALLTDMSTPLGLTAGNALEVRESVEVLAGGGPADVVELTIALAREMLDAAGVKDADPAKALADGSAMDVWRRMIAAQGGDPDAALPVAREQHVVKAPASGVLTRLDAYDIGIAAWRLGAGRARKEDPVQAGAGIELHAKPGDTVTEGQPLLTLHTDTPDRFAYALTAIDGSYDIAAPGTAFTQSPVVLERIA; translated from the coding sequence ATGGCCATGGACGCCGTCTCCGTCATCCGCACCAAGAGGGACCGGGGTGAGCTGAGCGACGAACAGATCGACTGGGTCATCGACGCCTACACCCGCGGCGAGGTCGCCGACTATCAGATGGCCGCCCTCAACATGGCGATCCTGCTCAACGGCATGAACCGCGGCGAGATCGCCCGCTGGACGGCCGCGATGATCGCCTCCGGCGAGCGCATGGACTTCTCGTCCCTGTCCCGTCCGACCGCCGACAAGCACTCCACCGGCGGCGTCGGCGACAAGATCACGCTGCCCCTGGCTCCCCTCGTGGCGGCCTGCGGCGCGGCCGTCCCGCAGCTCTCCGGCCGCGGCCTCGGCCACACCGGCGGCACGCTGGACAAGCTGGAGTCGATCCCGGGCTGGCGCGCCCTGCTCTCCAACGAGGAGATGCTGCACGTCCTCGACACCACCGGCGCCGTGATCTGCGCGGCGGGCGACGGCCTGGCCCCCGCCGACAAGAAGCTGTACGCCCTGCGCGACGTCACCGGCACGGTCGAGGCGATCCCGCTGATCGCCTCCTCGATCATGTCGAAGAAGATCGCCGAGGGCACCGGCTCGCTCGTCCTGGACGTCAAGGTCGGCACCGGCGCCTTCATGAAGACGATCGAGGACGCCCGCGAGCTGGCCTCCACCATGGTCGGCCTCGGCACCGACCACGGTGTGAAGACGGTCGCCCTGCTCACCGACATGTCCACCCCGCTCGGCCTCACCGCGGGCAACGCGCTGGAGGTCCGCGAGTCGGTGGAGGTCCTGGCGGGCGGCGGCCCGGCCGACGTCGTGGAGCTGACGATCGCCCTCGCACGCGAGATGCTCGACGCGGCCGGTGTGAAGGACGCCGACCCGGCGAAGGCCCTGGCCGACGGCTCGGCGATGGACGTCTGGCGCCGCATGATCGCGGCCCAGGGCGGCGACCCGGACGCGGCCCTCCCGGTGGCCCGCGAGCAGCACGTGGTGAAGGCCCCCGCCTCCGGTGTCCTGACCCGTCTGGACGCCTACGACATCGGCATCGCCGCCTGGCGCCTCGGCGCGGGCCGCGCCCGCAAGGAGGACCCGGTGCAGGCCGGCGCGGGCATCGAACTGCACGCCAAGCCCGGCGACACGGTCACCGAGGGCCAGCCCCTCCTCACCCTCCACACCGACACCCCGGACCGCTTCGCCTACGCCCTCACGGCCATCGACGGCTCCTACGACATCGCGGCCCCCGGCACGGCCTTCACGCAGTCCCCGGTCGTGCTGGAACGTATCGCCTGA
- a CDS encoding Uma2 family endonuclease, which produces MSALTVGHDPEQSWDDLVRFWEEMERPEGSKVEIIEGVVTVSPAPSCRHNDIAERIQRRLYSVIPDDWGIFQTLAIAVPSRLGLLIPDLVVAPRPVNPEAENYVPAGVAELVVEVTSMKNARHDRVAKPAAYASAGIPLCILVDRWSPEGPTATLFGEPQGDVYRPLSVAKFGEPLALPAPFDVTIDTAEFPAD; this is translated from the coding sequence ATGAGCGCACTCACCGTGGGCCACGACCCCGAGCAGAGCTGGGACGACCTGGTCCGGTTCTGGGAGGAGATGGAACGGCCCGAGGGCAGCAAGGTGGAGATCATTGAAGGGGTCGTCACCGTGTCACCTGCTCCCTCATGCCGTCACAACGACATTGCGGAACGCATTCAGCGCCGCCTTTACTCCGTGATCCCTGATGACTGGGGGATCTTCCAGACGTTGGCCATTGCGGTCCCGTCGCGTCTTGGTCTGCTCATTCCTGACCTGGTAGTGGCCCCGCGACCGGTCAACCCGGAAGCGGAGAACTACGTACCGGCCGGGGTCGCGGAACTCGTCGTCGAGGTGACCTCGATGAAGAACGCCCGCCACGACCGCGTCGCCAAGCCCGCCGCCTACGCCTCCGCGGGCATCCCGCTCTGCATCCTCGTCGACCGCTGGTCGCCGGAGGGCCCCACCGCGACCCTCTTCGGGGAGCCGCAGGGCGATGTCTACCGCCCGCTCAGCGTCGCGAAGTTCGGCGAGCCCCTCGCGCTGCCCGCTCCCTTCGACGTCACGATCGACACCGCCGAGTTCCCGGCGGACTAG
- a CDS encoding STAS domain-containing protein, with translation MTPIPPVLVLAGPVARDRVAGLVDEVRGLVGAAGVVVCDVGGVGPPGLAVVDLLARLQLAARRAGGRILLRGPDPALRALLDLVGIPVEVEGEVEEGEPALGVEVEVEPGEAAV, from the coding sequence ATGACACCGATACCGCCCGTGCTCGTGCTGGCCGGCCCCGTCGCCCGTGACCGGGTGGCGGGGCTTGTCGATGAGGTGCGGGGGCTGGTGGGGGCCGCCGGGGTCGTCGTCTGCGATGTGGGCGGGGTGGGGCCGCCGGGGCTGGCCGTCGTGGATCTGCTGGCCCGGCTTCAGCTCGCCGCCCGGCGGGCCGGGGGACGGATTCTGCTGCGCGGCCCCGATCCCGCGCTACGCGCCCTGCTCGACCTCGTCGGTATCCCCGTCGAGGTGGAGGGGGAGGTCGAAGAGGGGGAACCAGCGCTGGGTGTCGAGGTAGAAGTGGAACCCGGTGAGGCGGCCGTCTGA
- a CDS encoding sigma-70 family RNA polymerase sigma factor, whose amino-acid sequence MSDGTAGTATVEDLDVRLERHRVELTGYCYRMLGSSFEAEDAVQDTLVRAWRSFDKFEGRSSLRSWLYRIATNVCLDMLTAGNKRARPMDLTEATPLARAALSPRPDHTWLEPMPDTRVLPTVQDPAEAAVAKESVRLAFMAALQKLPPKQRAVLILREVLAWKASEVAELLDTSVASVNSALQRARATLAERAEAGADAAVSDPLDEEQQKLLERYVAAFEGYDMAALTALLHEDAIMTMPPFDLWLTGHDDITGFMTTIGAACEGSRLLPVEVNGLPGFAQYKPDPEKGGFTPWAVQILEISDGRLTGFHFYLDTQRWFPLFDLPLHLDGDTDEVEQGA is encoded by the coding sequence ATGAGTGACGGCACGGCCGGTACGGCGACGGTGGAGGACCTCGACGTCAGGCTGGAGAGACACCGGGTCGAGCTGACGGGGTACTGCTACCGGATGCTCGGCTCGTCCTTCGAGGCCGAGGACGCGGTGCAGGACACCCTGGTGCGGGCCTGGCGCAGCTTCGACAAGTTCGAGGGCCGCTCCAGTCTGCGCTCGTGGCTGTACCGGATCGCGACGAACGTCTGCCTGGACATGCTGACGGCCGGCAACAAGCGGGCGCGTCCGATGGACCTGACCGAGGCCACGCCGCTGGCCCGGGCCGCCCTGTCCCCCCGCCCCGACCACACCTGGCTGGAACCCATGCCGGACACCCGTGTACTGCCCACGGTCCAGGACCCGGCGGAGGCCGCGGTCGCCAAGGAGTCGGTGCGGCTGGCGTTCATGGCCGCGCTCCAGAAGCTGCCGCCGAAGCAGCGGGCGGTGCTGATCCTGCGGGAGGTGCTGGCCTGGAAGGCGAGCGAGGTCGCCGAACTGCTCGACACCTCGGTCGCCTCGGTCAACAGCGCGTTGCAGCGGGCGCGGGCGACGCTCGCCGAGCGGGCGGAGGCGGGCGCGGACGCGGCGGTGTCCGACCCGCTGGACGAGGAGCAGCAGAAGCTGCTGGAGCGCTATGTGGCGGCCTTCGAGGGCTACGACATGGCGGCCCTGACGGCGCTGCTCCACGAGGACGCCATCATGACGATGCCGCCGTTCGACCTGTGGCTGACCGGGCACGACGACATCACGGGCTTCATGACGACGATCGGCGCGGCCTGCGAGGGCTCCCGTCTGCTGCCGGTGGAGGTCAACGGCCTGCCGGGGTTCGCCCAGTACAAGCCCGACCCGGAGAAGGGCGGGTTCACGCCCTGGGCCGTGCAGATCCTGGAGATCTCAGACGGCCGCCTCACCGGGTTCCACTTCTACCTCGACACCCAGCGCTGGTTCCCCCTCTTCGACCTCCCCCTCCACCTCGACGGGGATACCGACGAGGTCGAGCAGGGCGCGTAG
- a CDS encoding MFS transporter, which produces MSPASTGASAVVDAAPSVSPPDSRMAPGGPGYRRMSLALFLAGVATFALLYSTQALLPLISGDFGVAAGEASWTVAAATGGLALFVLPMSALSERYGRRTVMTASLAVAVTVGVLVPLAPSLGALVVLRAVQGAALAGLPASATAYLAEEVRPRALVTAIGLFVAGNSVGGMSGRVITGWVAQEWGWRAAVAAIGVLAVGCAVAFRLLLPAPRHFTPGYLRPGDLVRTVRGHLSDPLLRRLYAIGALFMTVFGGVYTVIGYRLTEAPFSLPQGVVGSVFLVYLVGTVSASTAGRLVGRLGRRGSLYLAGGTTAAGLLLSLAGSLALVLLGLVLITAGFFAGHAVASSAVGRTATTGRAQAAALYQSAYYIGSSAGSTVGALAFHTGGWAGTVGVGLLAVLGVVAITLLGTRAARREAVVATA; this is translated from the coding sequence ATGTCTCCCGCCAGTACCGGGGCGTCCGCCGTCGTGGACGCCGCCCCGTCCGTGTCCCCGCCCGACTCCCGTATGGCCCCCGGTGGCCCCGGCTACCGCCGGATGAGCCTCGCGCTCTTCCTCGCCGGGGTGGCGACCTTCGCCCTGCTGTACTCCACCCAGGCGCTGCTGCCGCTGATCTCCGGCGACTTCGGGGTGGCGGCGGGCGAGGCGAGCTGGACCGTGGCGGCGGCGACCGGCGGACTGGCCCTGTTCGTGCTGCCGATGAGCGCCCTCTCCGAGCGCTACGGCCGCCGTACGGTGATGACGGCCTCGCTGGCGGTCGCGGTGACCGTGGGCGTGCTGGTCCCGCTCGCGCCCTCCCTTGGCGCGCTGGTGGTGCTGCGGGCGGTGCAGGGCGCGGCGCTGGCCGGACTGCCGGCCTCGGCGACCGCCTACCTCGCCGAGGAGGTGCGGCCCCGGGCGCTGGTCACGGCGATCGGGCTGTTCGTGGCGGGCAACAGCGTGGGCGGGATGAGCGGCCGGGTCATCACCGGCTGGGTCGCGCAGGAATGGGGCTGGCGGGCCGCCGTCGCGGCGATCGGGGTGCTCGCGGTGGGCTGCGCCGTCGCGTTCCGGCTGCTGCTCCCGGCACCGCGGCACTTCACGCCGGGGTACCTGCGCCCCGGTGACCTGGTCCGCACGGTCCGCGGCCATCTGTCCGACCCGCTGCTGCGCCGCCTGTACGCGATCGGCGCGCTGTTCATGACCGTCTTCGGCGGGGTGTACACGGTCATCGGCTACCGGCTGACGGAGGCGCCGTTCTCGCTCCCCCAGGGTGTCGTCGGCTCGGTCTTCCTGGTGTACCTGGTCGGCACGGTGTCGGCGTCCACGGCGGGCCGGCTGGTCGGCCGCCTCGGCAGGCGCGGATCGCTCTACCTGGCGGGCGGGACGACCGCGGCGGGCCTGCTGCTCTCCCTGGCCGGCTCCCTCGCCCTGGTGCTGCTCGGCCTGGTGCTGATCACGGCGGGCTTCTTCGCGGGGCACGCGGTGGCGTCGTCGGCGGTCGGCAGGACGGCCACGACGGGCCGGGCGCAGGCCGCCGCGCTGTACCAGTCGGCGTACTACATCGGCTCCAGCGCCGGTTCGACGGTCGGCGCGCTCGCCTTCCACACGGGCGGCTGGGCCGGCACGGTCGGCGTGGGCCTCCTGGCGGTGCTCGGGGTCGTGGCGATCACCCTCCTGGGCACGCGGGCGGCCCGCCGCGAGGCGGTCGTCGCGACGGCCTGA